In Gemmatimonadaceae bacterium, the following are encoded in one genomic region:
- a CDS encoding EAL domain-containing protein, whose product MLHSSPAPRLDRGSVLTLSRVRLICVSVILVLCVAAAAWLRLPVIAIGVTSGWLLVAVVHHRMLGPTRDPVRLERLVYCSLPLDSLAVSGLVAATGGVWWCGAVTFAMITVATASMLPPQKVIRVGLVSAVTLALVLGLQVAGIVPESHFLGVPPVRGEWRAWGTGVFVIVSEMAVLGWTQFRLTIMLRERATRYRALMDTASDLFVVLAHDGGVTHVNRATLAMAQCARREILQDGIARLLVPEDVAFFRARFARALGGEQQVMMLRANAYHGIRWLSCTLAPMVPGLATTSVLAILRDVTDDRLAADSVRHSEARLRAVFNQAAIAIALLDLDGYFTEVNPAVERLLGYDSVGLVGRRWNAFAPPEDQEETQRVIGTLQRNERESVTLEQRFVRDDGRVLWTHMTISRVDNPAGSAGLIAMLQDVTERRALEAQLTWQAFHDPLTNLANRALFRERVEKRLAERQEVSGSVAVLFLDLDNFKTINDSMGHAAGDQLLFEVGRRLLNATRGCDTVARLGGDEFAILLDHVRVAQDCIRVADRVLESMRAPVRLDGTDVIVSTSIGIVRDAGDESADDILRNADVAMYNAKQRGKGRHSLFEPGMHDKAVERLRLQNDLRTAVENDEITLAYQPIVTLADGRPCGFEALARWTHPEFGTVSPATFVPLAEETGMIVPLGCTILRRACRDASAWNALDGLHAPIGVSVNLSGRQLEVPGVVGHVRDALRDSGLDPACLTLEITESALVHNSETMRERLLQLKALGISLAIDDFGTGYSSLSYIQQFPADVLKIDRSFVEGLGRTNGADAALARTIIALGASLHLRTVAEGIEVDAQRAILRELGCEFGQGYLYARPMTACEVPDWLTRTLGLTTLVTGGEHHGPAAAAIRRPATRPPRSTGEMATV is encoded by the coding sequence ATGCTCCACTCCTCCCCCGCCCCGCGGCTCGACCGAGGCTCCGTGCTCACGCTCAGTCGCGTGCGACTGATCTGCGTCTCGGTGATCCTCGTGCTGTGCGTGGCCGCTGCGGCGTGGCTCCGGCTGCCGGTGATCGCCATCGGCGTGACGTCCGGCTGGCTCCTGGTGGCGGTCGTCCACCACCGGATGCTCGGCCCGACACGCGACCCGGTGCGGCTCGAGCGGCTCGTCTACTGCTCGCTGCCGCTCGACTCGCTCGCCGTCTCGGGACTGGTCGCGGCCACCGGCGGTGTGTGGTGGTGCGGTGCCGTGACCTTCGCGATGATCACCGTCGCCACGGCATCGATGCTGCCGCCGCAGAAGGTGATCCGGGTCGGACTCGTGAGCGCGGTCACCCTCGCGCTGGTGCTCGGCCTGCAGGTGGCCGGCATCGTCCCGGAGAGTCACTTCCTGGGTGTCCCCCCGGTGCGTGGCGAGTGGCGCGCATGGGGCACGGGGGTGTTCGTGATCGTCTCCGAGATGGCCGTGCTGGGCTGGACCCAGTTCCGCCTCACGATCATGCTCCGCGAGCGGGCCACGCGGTATCGCGCGCTGATGGACACGGCGTCGGACCTGTTCGTGGTGCTGGCGCACGACGGTGGCGTGACCCACGTGAACCGCGCGACGCTGGCCATGGCCCAGTGCGCGCGGCGCGAGATCCTGCAGGACGGCATCGCGCGGTTGCTGGTGCCCGAGGACGTGGCGTTCTTCCGCGCCCGCTTCGCGCGCGCGCTGGGCGGCGAGCAGCAGGTGATGATGCTGCGCGCGAATGCGTACCACGGCATCCGCTGGCTGTCCTGCACGCTGGCACCGATGGTGCCGGGCCTGGCGACGACCAGCGTGCTCGCGATCCTGCGTGACGTGACCGACGACCGGCTTGCCGCCGACAGCGTGCGGCACAGCGAGGCCCGCCTGCGCGCGGTGTTCAACCAGGCCGCGATCGCGATCGCGCTGCTGGACCTCGACGGCTACTTCACCGAGGTGAACCCGGCGGTGGAGCGGCTGCTGGGGTACGACAGCGTGGGTCTCGTGGGACGGCGCTGGAACGCCTTCGCGCCGCCGGAGGACCAGGAGGAGACGCAGCGGGTGATCGGCACGCTGCAACGGAACGAGCGGGAGAGCGTGACCCTCGAGCAGCGGTTCGTGCGTGACGACGGGCGCGTGCTCTGGACCCACATGACCATCTCGCGGGTGGACAACCCGGCCGGCTCGGCCGGCCTGATCGCGATGCTGCAGGACGTGACGGAGCGGCGGGCGCTCGAGGCGCAGCTCACCTGGCAGGCGTTCCACGACCCGCTCACGAACCTCGCCAACCGCGCCCTGTTCCGGGAGCGGGTCGAGAAGCGCCTGGCTGAGCGGCAGGAGGTCAGCGGCAGCGTGGCCGTGCTCTTCCTCGACCTCGACAACTTCAAGACCATCAACGACTCGATGGGCCATGCCGCCGGCGACCAGCTGCTGTTCGAGGTGGGGCGGCGCCTGCTGAATGCCACCCGCGGTTGCGACACCGTGGCGCGGCTTGGCGGCGACGAGTTCGCGATCCTGCTCGACCACGTGCGCGTGGCGCAGGATTGCATCCGCGTCGCCGACCGCGTGCTGGAGTCGATGCGCGCGCCGGTGCGGCTCGATGGCACGGACGTGATCGTGAGCACCAGCATCGGCATCGTCCGTGACGCCGGCGACGAGAGCGCCGACGACATCCTGCGCAACGCCGACGTGGCGATGTACAACGCCAAGCAGCGCGGCAAGGGCCGGCACTCGCTGTTCGAGCCGGGCATGCACGACAAGGCGGTGGAGCGGCTGCGGCTGCAGAACGACCTGCGCACGGCCGTCGAGAACGACGAGATCACGCTCGCCTACCAGCCGATCGTGACGCTGGCCGACGGGCGTCCGTGTGGCTTCGAGGCGCTCGCGCGCTGGACGCACCCGGAGTTCGGCACCGTCTCGCCGGCGACCTTCGTGCCCCTGGCCGAGGAGACCGGGATGATCGTGCCGCTGGGGTGCACCATCCTCCGGCGCGCCTGCCGCGACGCCAGCGCATGGAACGCGCTGGACGGGCTGCATGCCCCGATCGGCGTGTCGGTGAACCTCTCCGGGCGCCAGCTCGAGGTGCCGGGCGTGGTGGGCCACGTGCGCGATGCGCTGCGCGACAGCGGCCTGGATCCCGCCTGCCTGACCCTCGAGATCACCGAGAGTGCGCTGGTGCACAACAGCGAGACGATGCGCGAGCGGCTGCTGCAGCTCAAGGCGCTGGGGATCTCGCTGGCGATCGACGACTTCGGCACCGGCTACAGCTCGCTGAGCTACATCCAGCAGTTCCCGGCCGACGTGCTGAAAATCGACCGCAGCTTCGTGGAGGGGCTCGGCCGCACGAACGGCGCCGACGCAGCGCTCGCGCGCACCATCATCGCCCTCGGCGCCTCGCTGCACCTCCGGACCGTGGCGGAGGGGATCGAGGTCGACGCCCAGCGCGCGATCCTGCGGGAACTGGGGTGCGAGTTCGGGCAGGGCTACCTGTACGCGCGGCCGATGACGGCGTGCGAGGTCCCGGACTGGCTGACCCGGACGCTGGGCCTCACGACGCTCGTGACCGGCGGCGAGCACCACGGGCCCGCAGCAGCGGCGATCAGACGTCCAGCGACCCGACCGCCGCGCAGTACCGGGGAAATGGCGACCGTCTAG
- a CDS encoding Rrf2 family transcriptional regulator — MLFSKTQEYALQALIHLAMTPDEFRLNRDVAEQLEVPGPYLAKVLKRFAQLGYLDSAKGRGGGYRIRKRAIEAPVREVVTVADGNDPFVGCIIGMPKCTDHHACPLHEKWMPLRAKVATLLENQTIGELATKARKGRTRLVPPRKAATRKR; from the coding sequence GTGCTATTCAGTAAGACACAGGAGTACGCCCTCCAGGCACTCATTCACCTCGCCATGACGCCGGATGAGTTCCGGCTCAACCGCGACGTGGCGGAGCAGCTCGAAGTGCCGGGGCCGTACCTCGCGAAGGTGCTGAAGCGTTTCGCCCAGCTCGGCTACCTCGACAGCGCCAAGGGACGGGGGGGTGGGTACCGCATCCGCAAGCGCGCGATCGAGGCGCCGGTGCGCGAGGTGGTCACCGTCGCCGATGGCAACGATCCGTTCGTGGGCTGCATCATCGGCATGCCGAAGTGCACCGACCACCACGCCTGCCCGCTGCACGAGAAGTGGATGCCGCTGCGCGCCAAGGTGGCCACCCTGCTCGAGAACCAGACGATCGGGGAACTCGCCACGAAGGCCCGGAAGGGGCGCACGCGCCTCGTGCCGCCGCGCAAGGCCGCTACCCGCAAGCGCTAG
- a CDS encoding DUF2141 domain-containing protein has translation MRFFLGLALLGLSATQPHPVRVTVRLVGIRADRGGVMHVALHQAPGTGFPGPAPSANQDVPVREPEATLTFETTAGTYAIAVHHDANANGKLDANFLGIPKEGYGVSRDVRARFRAPRFTEAQVTVQRDTTLVVRLAY, from the coding sequence ATGCGATTCTTCCTCGGTCTCGCCCTCCTGGGCCTTTCCGCAACCCAGCCACACCCGGTTCGGGTCACCGTGCGGCTGGTCGGAATCCGCGCTGACCGTGGCGGCGTGATGCACGTGGCGCTGCACCAGGCCCCTGGCACCGGCTTCCCCGGACCGGCTCCCTCGGCCAACCAGGACGTGCCCGTGCGGGAGCCGGAGGCCACCCTGACCTTCGAGACCACGGCCGGCACCTACGCCATCGCCGTGCACCACGACGCCAACGCCAACGGCAAGCTCGACGCGAACTTTCTTGGCATCCCGAAGGAAGGGTATGGGGTGAGCCGGGATGTCCGGGCGCGGTTTCGCGCACCCCGCTTCACCGAGGCCCAGGTGACCGTGCAGCGCGACACGACGCTGGTCGTGCGGCTCGCGTATTGA
- a CDS encoding GNAT family N-acetyltransferase: MSPSAPPPPVTIRAAHPGDAAALTELGRRTFTETFGADNTAEDLSAFLDAAYTEAIQERELREPTLQYLVAERDASLVGFSLLRRGKPCSFVADPAALEIQRFYVDATCHGTGLAQRLMDATVAEARRAGARTLFLGVWERNARAIRFYAAQGFAQVGTQVFTVGSDDQTDAVMVRHLDP, translated from the coding sequence ATGTCTCCCTCCGCTCCCCCGCCCCCCGTCACGATCCGCGCCGCGCACCCCGGTGATGCCGCCGCCCTCACCGAGCTGGGACGGCGCACCTTCACCGAGACGTTCGGTGCCGACAATACCGCCGAGGACCTGTCGGCGTTCCTCGACGCCGCCTACACCGAGGCGATCCAGGAGCGGGAACTGCGGGAGCCGACGCTGCAGTACCTCGTCGCGGAGCGGGATGCGTCGCTGGTGGGCTTCTCCCTGCTGCGCCGCGGCAAGCCCTGTTCGTTCGTGGCTGACCCGGCAGCGCTGGAGATCCAGCGCTTCTACGTGGACGCGACCTGCCACGGCACGGGCCTGGCGCAGCGCCTGATGGATGCCACGGTGGCCGAGGCGCGCCGCGCCGGTGCACGCACGCTCTTCCTCGGCGTGTGGGAGCGCAACGCGCGTGCGATCCGCTTCTATGCGGCGCAGGGCTTCGCGCAGGTCGGCACGCAGGTCTTCACGGTCGGCAGCGATGACCAGACCGACGCGGTGATGGTCCGACACCTCGATCCCTGA
- a CDS encoding ChaN family lipoprotein yields MTTQSFARVAPLLAAVLAFTGCTGTRAGGAATNIAPVPAGAGAAAPRVVEAGGGQTIPFSRLADEVSRADVVFFGEQHDDEETHRAELALLTAIGERRRAVVLSLEMFERDVQSLVDAYLAGTLSEADFRAQSRPWPNYGADYRPLVELAKARGWPVVASNVPRRLASTVSRRGLPAVDSLPAADRGLVARDLACPKDKYYANFVEVMGAGHGGPPPAAGARPMADLFYESQCVKDETMAEAIATAFTKAGGTAIVVHFNGAFHSDFGLGTAARVRRRLPSVRTVVVSAVPVPAPATANAAEYLDRGQFIILPQRIKP; encoded by the coding sequence ATGACGACGCAGTCCTTCGCACGTGTGGCACCGCTCCTCGCCGCGGTCCTCGCCTTCACCGGATGCACCGGTACCCGCGCCGGCGGTGCGGCGACGAACATCGCGCCGGTGCCGGCCGGTGCGGGGGCGGCCGCCCCGCGCGTGGTGGAGGCGGGTGGCGGACAGACCATTCCCTTCAGCCGCCTCGCCGACGAGGTGTCCAGGGCTGACGTGGTGTTCTTCGGTGAGCAGCATGACGACGAGGAGACGCACCGCGCCGAGCTCGCACTGCTCACCGCCATCGGTGAGCGGCGCCGTGCCGTGGTGCTCTCGCTGGAGATGTTCGAGCGCGACGTGCAGTCCCTGGTGGACGCGTACCTCGCCGGCACGCTCAGCGAGGCGGACTTCCGGGCGCAGTCGCGCCCCTGGCCCAACTACGGCGCCGACTACCGCCCGCTCGTCGAGCTGGCGAAGGCGCGCGGCTGGCCGGTGGTTGCGTCCAATGTGCCACGACGGCTGGCGAGCACCGTCAGCCGGCGCGGGCTGCCGGCGGTGGACTCGCTGCCGGCAGCGGATCGTGGGCTCGTGGCGCGTGACCTCGCCTGCCCGAAGGACAAGTACTACGCGAACTTCGTGGAGGTGATGGGGGCCGGCCATGGCGGCCCGCCTCCCGCAGCGGGCGCGCGCCCGATGGCCGACCTGTTCTACGAATCGCAGTGCGTGAAGGACGAGACGATGGCGGAGGCGATTGCGACGGCCTTCACGAAGGCCGGTGGTACCGCGATCGTCGTGCACTTCAACGGCGCGTTCCACAGCGACTTCGGCCTCGGCACGGCGGCGCGGGTGCGCCGCCGACTGCCGTCAGTGCGGACGGTCGTGGTCAGTGCGGTGCCGGTGCCGGCACCCGCCACCGCCAACGCGGCGGAGTACCTCGACCGCGGACAGTTCATCATCCTGCCGCAGCGCATCAAGCCCTGA